Part of the Salvelinus namaycush isolate Seneca unplaced genomic scaffold, SaNama_1.0 Scaffold1341, whole genome shotgun sequence genome is shown below.
CAAAGCTACCGGCTCCCTAAAGTCAGGTAAACAATACTTTAgtgtggatattttgtctcaaatttcaAGCGGCTGAAGGACAAACTGCAAAGACAAGCGGTAGAGTATGTTTAAGTGTCATTTTATGCAACATTCACCCGATTTTGCAATCCAATGTGTCAGGCTGTATACACACACCCAACAATCCATTGTATATTAGCCTGATTAAGCAGACAATTGCTCACTAAGAAACATTGTACACAAGACAACGTTTCTAGGAGTTTACCCATGAGAGATGACAAAGGGTTACTGCAAAGCACTGTCAACTGCTGCAGTAAAAAGGGCTcaacaaataagatttgatttagaaattaaacaggaacattttactcATCCAACGCTGACCTTGAAATAGCCGCCAACCGCCCCCACCGGAATTTCAACAATAATATGAGCCTCTGTGACTAAAACCGAGTAGTTTCTGGCAGCCATTTCCTCAGTGTCCAGCCTCTTAGCGTCAACTCCCATGTACACCTCCAACATGGTGAAGGCATCAGAGGAGAAAAGTGGGTCTATGTGCTTGGGCATGTACCAGGTGATCACTTCTGGAGTAAAGGCCACTGCCCCTGCAGTGAAACAAGAAACCAAGTACACATCATAACAGAACATTTTGCAACTGAAAACAAATGTGCCATTATTTGGAAAAAGTTCATCCCAAAACATTTCCCCAACTGAACACAAATCAAAGTCTTGTCTGGAGCCAATAAAGAACTGGGTtcataggatcttaatttgccAAGTTAGTCCATTATTTCACACTCAACCTGGTGTTGGACAAACAGCCGTGGCATCTACTCGAGTAACCAGCCACTTCTGCTCAAAGAAGGTTGAGGTTGAGAGCACCCGCATCGGAACTCCAGCTACCTGTTCAGGGGGCAACCACACCAGGGccgtgttcagtagggcacaccgtATTAACAATATGTTGCAGAGTTCAGGTAGGGCCACCGTTTCCAAATTTTTGctctactgaacatgacccagttCATGGAGGAAGTGGAGAAAGTCAGCTTACATTCTGGAGGTATGTCTCCTCTGCATTATGAGGGCTTCTTAACACCAGCCGTGTGGGAGTGTTGGCTATTGCATAGCCCTTTCTTTGGACCTCATCCACACTCATGACCTTCTTGCTAGGACTAAAGACAACTGCTGTCATTTTGTATCCTGAAGCAACAGCCTGTCTCAGGAAATGGAAACAGGAATTAAACAAATTGTCAACAAATGCACATTTTGTTTAGCGCCATCTTGTAGTGAAATTACAGAAACTAAAATATGGCTACCTCAGCTCCTTTCCGGAAGTTGCCACTCCTTGCTTTCGGGCCTCCAGTGGGCTGTTCAGGGACGGTTTGGATGTCTGGAAGAGTCCTTCTGACAGATACCTAGAGAAGAAATGCCATTATTCCCTATGCATTTTCACCCTCCCATACAATATGAAATCAAGGGCCAGTTCTCAATCTGTCCACTCGCCTCCTTAAATTAAGGagtattgaattgagagagagtcaAGACCCTCTACGTTGTGTCACAGAAGCAGAAGAaatgaaacactggacagttgtAGCTCTAGACAGATCATTTATACAGGCAGTACGACAAGCTCGACTGTAAACATGTCCTTCGGGGCATGCTCTGCTCACTTGCCTCCATGTAGTTGCGGTCACACAGAATCTCTCGGGAGGTCCAGGGGGTGTAGCTACAGGTTTTGCCCACTCTATACACAGGGTCTTCAGTCATGTGGTTTCCTGGCAGCCTGAACTGCATGACCAAGCTGAACATCTTATCATCCTAAAATGAAGGGGGAaggaaaaaaataattaaagCCTTTCATTATAtagcagaaaacaaataattcagtTGACCTTCATGACCTATAGACTGTGGCAAAATTGcctatatgaatgcagctgccactgtattgaagccacACTACAGGAGAAGAGCTCAGTAGTACACATCACTGCAGTCTGTATCAGAAAGTTGGCTGGCCCTCTGAAAGCCCTCCATAAACTTCTGCTGTACCTTACATCATCGTTAACTTAGAGGTAAGAGATAGCAGACCCAGGGGTGGTAAAACTGCTTAACTGTTTCTGGCACCGTACTTCTAATAACCTCCATGCTCTAAAATTGTATGAATTAGCAACTCAGGCTTATTGAGGACCTTTTTAACTGAAGAATGCATTTgttttcaatgattacatttttcATCTAGTGATGCACATATTGACTGGTATCTTTGTgtatacagggctcatctgtaagaGAGtctggtctcagcatgactcaatgtcaaaggttaaataaaatgacgTTGCTACATTATGGGTTGCAAATGCAGTGACACTGAAAGGCAAACACTACAGTGCTTAGGGTTACCATGTTTTGGGAAAAGCAGTTTTGAAGAGAAGCAAAAAACATGGCATTCCCCATGGGGTCAAATTTAAAGCTGAATCCACACTGAGTAGCAAGGCCAGGCGTCAGGTTTATGATTTGTGTGTCATCTGGAAGGGATGGAGATGGTGTGAACACAATAGTTCACCAACAATATCAATCCATGAATTATGAAAGGAGAATCATAAGAGACAAACTCACTGAAGACAGCATCAACCTCTTTAAAAAGAGGAGCGACACTCAAACGAATAACGTTACCAAGGCATTCGGCGTTGAGGTCATCTGGAATGGGAAAGGTTAGTTAAAAACCAAAAAATATATTGTCAAACGCTTAGTGCTTGAACTTGTAGGGTGAAAAATGCATACTTATAGAAGGTTTCTGTTGTGCTTGTATGCCCACAGCTGCCAACAGGCAAAACAACCTGTAATGCATTTCACAAATTATTATGATTGATTAAAAGGAGGAAGAACACAATTCAAATGTTTGCGTCGCATAAGACTCTTCTAGGCCTGCTACTACTTACCCTGAGCTAAGGAAAGGAACCATTGTAGAATAGAATTGTTTTGATAAAATACACAGCTACAGAATCTAATATTTGACCCAAGGTGTGCAGCCTACagtccaggggtattcaacttttACCCTATGACAAAGGCTTCCCACACTCAGTCACCTGAACCCCAAAGGGCTGCACATTTTCTTTTTATTCCCCTAGCCCTAcaaagctgattcaaataatcaactaatcatcaagctttgttaatgtgaatcagctgtgtagtgttaggacaAAAACCAAAATGCacaccaagtttgggaaacgctcCCCTGCCCTatgagcctgctggttttctgttctaactGATAATGacttgcacccacctggtgtcccaggtctagatCCCCGATGACAGGAGAACAATGaagaaatgcagtggaactggctttgagacCCAGAGGTGAGTTTGAGGGCTATAGTTGTTCCTGCTCCTCACATTTCACTGTTTGCCACTGGCGTAATTGAATGAGGGGTTATGCTggatgtaaccggtgtgaaatggctagctagtttggGGGGTAGTGCActgatagcgtttcaatcggtgacgtcgctcgctctgagaccttgaagtagttgttccccttactctgcaagggccgtggcttttgtggagcgatgggtaactgTTGTATATGTGTGCAAAGGGTCACTGGTTCGGGACAGAAGTAAAACTGTTACACGGGCACCATTTAATTTGTCATCGATCGCTAGACCAGATGTTTTTTTCTTTTCCCCCCTACCTTTTCATTACGCAGACATAAGCAGagttgacaccatcgaggtgTGGATGTTTACTTTCGACACTAGTTATTTTTCTCCAGTTTCGTCCGACGAACAGactgtagtggtaaaataaaacgGGATAGATTTTTTTATGAAGTcctaagcatcactccagtcaaaacaatCTCTGCGAACGTTCGATTCCAATATATGTAGTTCTGTCTATGGAATACATACAAAAATGTCGTTAAAAAAATAGATATGTATAAAATATACTTGTCTGTACAGGTAAATGTAGGAAATtcaaaatgcacaaaaatatgttttgtaatgtctaaaataaaatatatgtgtATAATATACACTTGTCTAAAGAAATGCAGAAGCAATAAGCATTGTAAATGATGATAGAACACATCAAATTAATGTGAACATGAGGACACAAAGGAGAGATTTAATTAAAAGATCATCTTTTAATACTTTTTTATGCTGAAGATTTTTAAAGCTGAAAAAATCTATGTATGGCAAATCCACTCTGGGCAAATGGCCtcttgaacaaaaataaaaaatagttaaCATCCTTGCTATTTCAGCCACTTGCTATGTTAAAGAAAAATCTCAGTTAATGATGAATGGATACAATTTGGAAGGATTTTCCAGAGTCATACCTCAGTAGGGTAGAGTGTCAGGTGGCACAACCATTGGTGCCATGAGGTCAAAGTGTGAAGGAGGGAGCAAGCCAGAGCGCTGTCTAGGAAGCAGTCTAGGCCCATGGCTTGGAGGCTTTGAGTTGGTCCCATCATTGTAATGCATTGTAGGGTATCTGCTGCCCCATAGAACTGCTGGTAGTGGGAAAGGTGTTAGCAGGAGACCACCAGGGACATCTATGATCGGCTGACAGTCTTGGTTAAACCACATGTATTCTAAAGCAATATTCACCTGCTTTCATAGAGTAAGGATTCACTCCTTTGGGGACACTGCCAGTGTTCCCCTGATATCCATATGTCCCCatcggtggaggtggtggtacacACTTGTTCTGTAAAAAACATCAACACATTTTCCAAATTGTTAGTAATATTATCACAGTTAAAATACAATGGTTGTTCACTGTTTTTAATTTCATTGAATTTAAGCGTGTACCTCAGCCTTGGGCTCAGTTTTGTTAACCCATCTGTGCAGAGTTGGATCCCAGACAATCTGAGGAAGAAGATATTAGCAATGTGAAGCAAGCCACAat
Proteins encoded:
- the LOC120036470 gene encoding protein transport protein Sec16A-like, which encodes MMSITKPEHSKANPQCQTGSRPVAEPETPAVHNNSGGWLSWVFGSGRVNKKEVHLPEDKDRSIVWDPTLHRWVNKTEPKAENKCVPPPPPMGTYGYQGNTGSVPKGVNPYSMKAGEYCFRIHVV